From Acidimicrobiales bacterium, one genomic window encodes:
- a CDS encoding acyl-CoA dehydrogenase family protein → MSTPLPSAEEVRADLDAWLDENWDESLTVEEWWARLAPTGYAHPTLPENAGGKGWGRDLAAVVNTVMAEREVMGPPSSGLGWMLAAPTIAAHATQEQIDQFVPPILTGQVGWCQLFSEPGAGSDLAGLGCKAEKDGDEWVITGQKVWTSGGQVADWGMLIARTDPDAPKHKGISYFAFEMDQPGVTVVPLTEMTGRALFNEVFIDEARVLDANMIGGLNNGWAVANSTLMFERASLGSAGKKPQTATPGSKGKALQRPVTDFARKERSEGGVPSLGPGLWQHYVDLATKSGRITDPVLRQELIKLYSLIEINRLGTLRAKDPSQRTGAEPNIGKLHMSELFRQFREVGLSVIGADGMLWGASDPTSGGTIGELATFSPGPSIYGGTDQIQRNIIGERILGLPREPGPDKNTPYKDLPKN, encoded by the coding sequence ATGAGCACGCCCTTGCCGTCTGCAGAAGAAGTCCGCGCCGATCTCGATGCCTGGCTCGATGAGAACTGGGATGAGAGCCTCACCGTCGAGGAGTGGTGGGCCCGTCTCGCGCCCACGGGCTATGCCCACCCGACGCTGCCCGAGAACGCCGGTGGCAAGGGATGGGGTCGCGACCTCGCCGCGGTGGTCAACACCGTCATGGCCGAGCGCGAGGTGATGGGCCCGCCGTCGTCGGGTCTCGGTTGGATGCTCGCTGCGCCCACCATCGCGGCCCACGCCACCCAGGAGCAGATCGACCAGTTCGTGCCGCCGATCCTCACCGGCCAGGTCGGGTGGTGCCAGCTCTTCTCCGAGCCCGGTGCGGGGTCCGACCTCGCCGGCCTCGGTTGCAAGGCCGAGAAGGACGGCGACGAATGGGTCATCACCGGTCAGAAGGTGTGGACCTCCGGCGGCCAGGTCGCCGATTGGGGCATGCTCATCGCCCGGACCGACCCCGACGCGCCGAAGCACAAGGGCATCAGCTACTTCGCGTTCGAGATGGATCAGCCCGGGGTGACCGTCGTCCCGCTCACCGAGATGACGGGCCGGGCACTCTTCAACGAGGTCTTCATCGACGAGGCCCGGGTGCTCGATGCCAACATGATCGGCGGCCTCAACAACGGGTGGGCGGTTGCCAACTCGACGCTCATGTTCGAACGGGCATCCCTCGGGTCCGCGGGCAAGAAGCCGCAGACGGCGACGCCGGGCTCCAAGGGCAAGGCGTTGCAGCGCCCCGTCACCGACTTCGCCAGGAAGGAGCGGTCCGAGGGCGGTGTGCCGTCGCTCGGCCCCGGCCTCTGGCAGCACTATGTCGACCTCGCGACGAAGTCCGGTCGCATCACCGACCCGGTGCTGCGGCAGGAGCTGATCAAGCTCTATTCGCTCATCGAGATCAACCGCCTCGGCACGCTGCGGGCGAAGGATCCCAGCCAGCGCACCGGCGCCGAACCCAACATCGGCAAGCTTCACATGTCCGAACTCTTCCGCCAGTTCCGCGAGGTCGGCCTGTCGGTCATCGGCGCCGACGGCATGCTCTGGGGCGCCAGCGATCCCACCTCCGGCGGCACGATCGGCGAACTGGCGACCTTCTCGCCCGGCCCGTCGATCTATGGCGGCACCGACCAGATCCAGCGCAACATCATCGGTGAGCGCATCCTCGGTCTGCCCCGCGAGCCGGGCCCCGACAAGAACACCCCGTACAAGGACCTCCCCAAGAACTGA
- a CDS encoding sulfite exporter TauE/SafE family protein, whose translation MEFVHVVLLLGGGLVAGIVNAMAGGGSLLTVPLLVFAGVPGNTANGSNRVGVLANSLSAASTFRRLGVAGLAGIGRILGPAVVGSLIGSVVVSQLADDTFERIFGFVMIPILIMSLRKPDVEAMADRPQWPPWLTTLVFFGIGLYGGAFQAGVGLMMIVALSRAGVDLVIANNIKSIVTFVFTVFALPVFIVNGDVDWAPALVLAVGLGTGGFVGAHITVAGGEKVIRPVLVVAVLVFAGRLLGLYG comes from the coding sequence ATGGAATTCGTCCACGTGGTGCTGCTGCTCGGCGGCGGTCTCGTCGCCGGCATCGTCAACGCGATGGCGGGGGGCGGATCACTGCTGACGGTGCCCCTGCTCGTCTTCGCCGGCGTGCCCGGCAACACGGCCAACGGCTCGAACCGTGTCGGCGTGCTCGCCAACTCGCTGAGCGCGGCGAGCACGTTCCGTCGTCTCGGCGTGGCGGGCCTCGCCGGCATCGGGCGCATCCTCGGTCCGGCGGTGGTCGGATCCCTGATCGGGTCGGTCGTGGTGTCGCAGCTGGCCGACGACACATTCGAGCGCATCTTCGGTTTCGTGATGATCCCGATCCTGATCATGTCGTTGCGCAAGCCCGACGTCGAGGCGATGGCCGACCGTCCTCAGTGGCCGCCATGGCTCACCACGCTCGTGTTCTTCGGTATCGGGCTCTACGGCGGAGCCTTCCAGGCCGGCGTCGGCCTCATGATGATCGTGGCGCTCTCCCGAGCGGGCGTCGACCTCGTCATCGCCAACAACATCAAGTCGATCGTCACATTCGTGTTCACGGTGTTCGCCCTGCCGGTGTTCATCGTCAACGGCGATGTCGATTGGGCACCCGCGCTCGTCCTGGCCGTCGGCCTCGGCACGGGCGGCTTCGTCGGCGCGCACATCACGGTCGCCGGTGGCGAGAAAGTGATCCGACCGGTGCTCGTCGTCGCCGTCCTCGTGTTCGCAGGACGACTGCTCGGACTCTACGGATGA
- the add gene encoding adenosine deaminase: MIFPEALARAMPKAELHVHLEGSVDPSTMLALADRHGVEPPAGDVDGMHAWLQFDGFPSFLERYFWVCGLLRNADDFADIAHSYLRTAHDQGVVHVEFHVSSSYHIVERGADWSEVLAGVVAGCERAEAEFGISSLLIPDLSPHLGADAAHRALDVVLSELHPRVAAVGLGGPADNWTTEDFGSAFTRAREAGLHTVSHAGEHGPAWEVRHALEVFGAERIQHGIGAMGDPEVVAMLVDQGVACDVCPGSNLALAAVSSLADHPLPAMLDAGITVTLGSDDPPLFQTDLLSEYRHAWELCDLDEDGLRQLADNSLIESFAPTDAVAGWLAADPADTVAAEDV; the protein is encoded by the coding sequence ATGATCTTCCCCGAAGCGCTCGCCCGAGCCATGCCCAAGGCCGAGCTCCACGTCCACCTCGAGGGGAGCGTCGATCCGTCGACCATGCTCGCACTCGCCGACCGCCACGGGGTCGAACCGCCGGCCGGCGACGTCGACGGGATGCACGCATGGTTGCAGTTCGACGGTTTCCCGAGCTTCCTCGAGCGCTACTTCTGGGTCTGCGGACTCCTCCGCAACGCGGACGACTTCGCCGACATCGCCCACAGCTACCTGCGCACCGCCCACGACCAGGGCGTGGTGCATGTCGAGTTCCACGTCTCGTCGAGCTACCACATCGTGGAACGGGGGGCGGACTGGTCCGAGGTCCTTGCCGGTGTCGTGGCCGGTTGTGAACGGGCCGAGGCCGAATTCGGCATCTCGTCGCTGCTGATCCCGGATCTTTCGCCCCATCTCGGCGCCGATGCCGCACATCGGGCCCTCGACGTGGTCCTGTCCGAACTCCATCCGCGGGTCGCCGCCGTGGGGCTGGGTGGGCCGGCCGACAACTGGACGACGGAGGACTTCGGTTCGGCGTTCACCCGGGCCCGTGAGGCGGGCCTGCACACGGTCAGCCACGCCGGCGAACACGGCCCGGCGTGGGAGGTGCGCCACGCCCTCGAGGTGTTCGGGGCCGAACGCATCCAGCACGGCATCGGCGCGATGGGCGACCCGGAGGTCGTGGCGATGTTGGTCGACCAGGGCGTTGCGTGCGATGTCTGCCCCGGCAGCAATCTCGCGCTGGCGGCGGTGTCGTCGCTTGCCGACCACCCGCTCCCGGCGATGCTCGACGCGGGTATCACTGTCACGCTCGGGTCGGATGACCCGCCGCTCTTCCAGACCGATCTGCTGTCGGAGTACCGCCACGCCTGGGAGCTGTGTGACCTCGATGAGGATGGCCTGCGTCAGCTGGCCGACAACTCACTGATCGAGAGCTTTGCGCCCACCGATGCAGTGGCCGGCTGGCTCGCTGCAGACCCGGCGGACACCGTCGCGGCGGAGGATGTCTAG
- a CDS encoding PEP-utilizing enzyme, with protein sequence MATTRRVSGISVALGRGSGELRVDVDDALDAMDGGRPVVLALAVSSPADVPAMIRASAVVAASGDAQSHTAIIANAAGVPAVVVPGLTIGADGIEVDGTALEVGHELTVDGDAGTVEWRAP encoded by the coding sequence ATGGCAACGACGCGGCGGGTGTCCGGCATCAGCGTGGCTCTCGGCCGCGGATCGGGTGAGCTGCGGGTCGATGTCGACGACGCACTCGACGCGATGGACGGCGGTCGGCCGGTGGTGCTCGCCCTCGCGGTGTCGTCCCCCGCCGACGTGCCGGCGATGATCCGGGCCAGCGCGGTCGTCGCCGCCTCGGGTGACGCCCAGAGCCACACGGCGATCATCGCCAACGCGGCCGGTGTGCCGGCGGTCGTGGTCCCCGGACTGACGATCGGCGCCGACGGGATCGAGGTCGACGGCACCGCACTCGAGGTCGGCCACGAGCTCACGGTCGACGGCGACGCCGGCACTGTCGAATGGCGAGCACCGTGA
- a CDS encoding SDR family oxidoreductase yields MSDDVRGLPEPPPLGASALPEGTFDGVCVFITGAGTGLGKGIAQEFARLGASIVIASRKPEHLDAGRAAMDELGAPVETVACDIREPDSIAAAFDAAEAAFGLPQVCVNNAAANFPVPAEDMSPNAWRTVVDITLNGTFFVAREFGRRHLAAGTPGSIINIGASYAWTGGPGFAHSAAAKAGVKNMVESLAVEWGPYGIQVNGLVPGLIPHEDMTADIQGNLARADPVKDALQPAMRVGTRREFGWAATFLASPYAQFITGHTLVVDGANWQRRAMTNPTVVPIREQMGKGAFEL; encoded by the coding sequence ATGAGCGACGACGTACGAGGCCTCCCCGAACCTCCGCCGCTCGGCGCCTCCGCCCTCCCGGAGGGGACGTTCGACGGTGTCTGCGTGTTTATCACCGGGGCCGGTACCGGCCTCGGCAAGGGCATCGCCCAGGAGTTCGCCCGGCTCGGGGCGTCGATCGTGATCGCGAGCCGCAAGCCGGAGCATCTCGATGCCGGTCGGGCCGCCATGGACGAGTTGGGCGCACCGGTCGAGACGGTCGCCTGCGACATCCGCGAACCCGACAGCATCGCCGCCGCGTTCGACGCGGCCGAGGCGGCCTTCGGGCTGCCGCAGGTGTGCGTCAACAACGCAGCGGCGAACTTTCCGGTCCCCGCCGAGGACATGTCGCCGAACGCGTGGCGCACCGTCGTCGACATCACGCTCAACGGGACCTTCTTCGTCGCACGTGAGTTCGGTCGCCGCCACCTCGCGGCGGGGACACCGGGCAGCATCATCAACATCGGCGCCAGCTACGCGTGGACGGGTGGGCCCGGTTTCGCACACTCCGCGGCGGCCAAGGCCGGCGTGAAGAACATGGTCGAGAGCCTCGCCGTGGAATGGGGCCCCTATGGCATCCAGGTCAATGGCCTCGTGCCGGGCTTGATCCCGCACGAGGACATGACGGCCGACATCCAGGGAAACCTGGCTCGTGCCGACCCGGTGAAGGACGCCCTCCAGCCGGCGATGCGCGTCGGCACGCGGCGCGAGTTCGGCTGGGCCGCGACCTTCCTGGCCAGCCCCTACGCACAGTTCATCACCGGCCACACGCTCGTGGTCGACGGTGCCAACTGGCAGCGCCGGGCGATGACCAACCCGACCGTTGTCCCGATCCGTGAACAGATGGGCAAGGGCGCCTTCGAGTTGTAG
- a CDS encoding SHOCT domain-containing protein: MRWRMTRLAMAAALVAASVLLLAEPAGAQVDRDTPAGPVIFTEPSGLDTAGPDSDGFIALMVVAMLISAGIGIWKFATLRDMGIRRGMSPEDATTAALFSQDRVTSAMVLKPEVDDRRSRPRSRPATTSPPETEPTIEERLAKVEALRAQGLISDEEAASRRDELLDEI, encoded by the coding sequence GTGCGTTGGCGGATGACACGACTCGCGATGGCGGCGGCACTGGTTGCCGCATCGGTGCTGCTGCTCGCGGAGCCGGCCGGCGCGCAGGTCGACCGCGACACTCCCGCAGGACCCGTGATCTTCACCGAGCCATCCGGCCTCGACACCGCCGGACCCGACTCCGACGGATTCATCGCGCTGATGGTCGTCGCGATGCTGATCTCGGCGGGCATCGGCATCTGGAAGTTCGCCACGCTGCGCGACATGGGCATCCGCCGCGGCATGAGTCCGGAGGACGCCACCACTGCCGCACTGTTCTCGCAGGACCGCGTGACGAGCGCGATGGTGCTGAAGCCCGAAGTCGACGACCGGCGCAGTCGCCCGCGTTCTCGGCCTGCCACGACATCCCCACCCGAAACCGAGCCGACGATCGAGGAGCGACTCGCCAAGGTCGAGGCGCTGCGCGCGCAGGGGCTGATCAGCGACGAGGAGGCGGCATCACGCCGCGACGAACTCCTCGACGAGATCTAG
- a CDS encoding site-2 protease family protein has translation MIPGRSQSGGSTVGTTFRVAGFPTRVRPTFLILIALVGWYPDITAARMAIWVVVASAAIMWHELGHARAARRLGASPTIELYGFGGATMWRPPTDPTRWQLIGVSFAGPLAGFSIGAVLGVGVALAGGVGTGDVRYFVLAVLWTNVGWGLVNLLPVLPLDGGHILAELLPGDRATRNRRAAVVSIVVAGIAIVWLASIGIVFGALILGWIVMTNLSTLNVQRAAGRRTMAEDAARDALTRLGHGEATAVSDIERMLADLRPQSAAFRAVAIETAAATGDAAGARRLLDSAPIDEPLSPGLYALVFAAESQGRDGIGELVEILRREPTARHARWLAIALRWGGRLDDLPTILASLAGRLDGTVLDEAATVAAGLGNPAVAEAVRALGRA, from the coding sequence GTGATCCCGGGTCGATCGCAGTCCGGTGGGTCGACGGTCGGCACCACGTTTCGGGTCGCCGGATTCCCCACGCGCGTCCGGCCGACGTTTCTCATCCTGATCGCGCTCGTCGGCTGGTATCCCGACATCACTGCGGCCCGAATGGCGATCTGGGTCGTCGTCGCGAGCGCCGCGATCATGTGGCACGAGCTCGGCCACGCCAGGGCGGCCCGCCGCCTCGGTGCGTCGCCCACCATCGAGCTCTACGGGTTCGGCGGCGCGACGATGTGGCGTCCTCCGACCGACCCCACTCGATGGCAGCTGATCGGTGTGTCGTTCGCGGGTCCGCTGGCCGGCTTCAGCATCGGCGCTGTCCTGGGCGTCGGCGTGGCCCTCGCCGGCGGTGTCGGCACGGGCGACGTGCGCTACTTCGTGCTTGCCGTGCTGTGGACCAACGTCGGATGGGGGCTCGTGAACCTGTTGCCGGTTCTTCCCCTCGATGGTGGGCACATCCTCGCGGAGCTCCTGCCCGGCGATCGGGCAACCAGGAATCGTAGGGCTGCGGTCGTGTCGATCGTCGTCGCCGGTATCGCGATCGTTTGGCTGGCGTCGATCGGGATCGTCTTCGGTGCGCTGATCCTCGGCTGGATCGTGATGACCAATCTCTCGACCCTCAATGTGCAACGAGCCGCCGGGAGGCGGACCATGGCAGAGGACGCCGCCCGCGACGCGCTGACCCGCCTTGGCCACGGTGAGGCAACCGCGGTGTCCGACATCGAACGGATGCTCGCCGATCTGCGGCCGCAGTCCGCGGCTTTCCGCGCAGTAGCGATCGAGACCGCAGCGGCAACCGGCGATGCCGCTGGGGCGCGTCGGCTACTCGATTCAGCTCCCATCGATGAGCCGTTGTCGCCCGGTCTCTACGCGCTCGTCTTCGCGGCCGAGAGCCAGGGCCGCGACGGTATCGGTGAGCTCGTCGAGATCCTGCGCCGAGAACCGACCGCTCGTCACGCCCGATGGCTCGCGATCGCGCTGCGTTGGGGCGGCCGGCTCGATGATCTGCCGACGATCCTCGCATCGTTGGCGGGGCGACTCGACGGGACGGTCCTCGACGAGGCTGCAACGGTCGCGGCGGGGCTCGGCAACCCGGCCGTCGCTGAGGCCGTGCGAGCCCTCGGCCGGGCCTGA
- a CDS encoding MOSC domain-containing protein has protein sequence MTTPTVVGIQLAKASRLGMQPVGMAEIETAAGLVGDRYHGSKHRQLSVQSQTELAEAEEKFGRPIDPLLTRRNVTISHGDIPRTPGHRWKLGEVELEVVRDAAPCKMLDMEIGDGARTAMRRRAGVICRVIAGGTLTLGDHVTL, from the coding sequence GTGACGACACCGACTGTGGTCGGCATTCAGCTGGCGAAGGCGTCGCGGCTCGGCATGCAGCCGGTCGGGATGGCCGAGATCGAGACAGCCGCAGGCCTGGTCGGCGATCGCTACCACGGATCGAAGCACCGCCAGCTCAGCGTGCAGTCACAGACGGAGTTGGCCGAAGCCGAGGAGAAGTTCGGTCGGCCGATCGACCCGCTCCTCACCAGGCGCAATGTCACCATCAGCCACGGCGACATCCCGCGCACGCCCGGACACCGTTGGAAGCTAGGGGAGGTCGAGCTCGAGGTGGTCCGCGACGCGGCGCCGTGCAAGATGCTCGACATGGAGATCGGCGACGGCGCCCGCACCGCGATGCGGCGGCGGGCCGGGGTGATCTGTCGGGTGATCGCCGGCGGCACGCTGACCCTCGGCGATCACGTGACGCTGTGA
- a CDS encoding enoyl-CoA hydratase/isomerase family protein — MTDKIRLEIDGGVATITNDNTEKHNAFDDDMDARLFEIFDELIATPTVRAVIWRGEGKSWSSGRDVAAIGNNVTDLTHHELMSRGHRGIQKIWELEAPIIVPIQGWAIGGSFQRALMCDIRIAAEGARFMLPEVGHGVIPDTGGMGVLYEMCGHGLVSDMVLTGRRLSAEEALQHGIVSRIVPPDELDTTAREMAEKIAASPAVTVKLARRVISHLSRPEIRSSMEDELIYQTFLNKSDDFAEFKAARAEEREPNYRGS; from the coding sequence GTGACCGACAAGATCAGACTCGAGATCGACGGCGGCGTCGCCACGATCACCAACGACAACACCGAGAAGCACAACGCGTTCGACGACGACATGGACGCTCGCCTGTTCGAGATCTTCGACGAGCTGATCGCCACGCCGACGGTCCGGGCGGTGATCTGGCGTGGTGAGGGCAAGAGCTGGTCGTCGGGCCGCGATGTCGCTGCGATCGGCAACAATGTCACCGACCTCACCCATCACGAGCTGATGAGCCGGGGCCACCGGGGCATCCAGAAGATCTGGGAGCTCGAAGCTCCGATCATCGTGCCCATCCAGGGCTGGGCCATCGGCGGCTCGTTCCAGCGGGCGCTCATGTGCGACATCCGCATCGCCGCCGAGGGTGCCCGCTTCATGCTGCCCGAGGTCGGTCACGGGGTGATCCCCGACACCGGCGGCATGGGTGTGCTCTACGAGATGTGCGGCCACGGTCTGGTCAGCGACATGGTGCTCACCGGGCGACGTCTGTCGGCAGAGGAGGCGCTCCAGCACGGCATCGTGAGCCGCATCGTTCCCCCCGACGAGCTCGACACGACCGCGCGGGAGATGGCCGAGAAGATCGCCGCGTCGCCCGCCGTGACGGTGAAGCTCGCGCGCCGGGTGATCAGCCATCTGAGCCGCCCGGAGATCCGATCATCGATGGAGGACGAGCTGATCTACCAGACGTTCCTCAACAAGTCCGACGACTTCGCCGAGTTCAAGGCCGCCCGGGCCGAAGAACGCGAACCGAACTACCGGGGGAGTTGA
- a CDS encoding sugar phosphate isomerase/epimerase, which translates to MQITSLGNCPSTLLADIMSVDGDSFRDYLDATAVAGFDSVSLYPFHLMLAGDGAEQAVKDSGLRVEAVEAAIGWTNGPSDIVTQEIDGLIASGQDLGARIIGAACLGPLDDRSAAVEGLASIAARAAEADMVISLEFLPWTGVATMAAANDLILDGGEPNATILLDTFHWIRQPGGPDLDLLRSLPGDRIAYVQLCEPSAAPEMPLDEVEDEAMHRRRLPGAGAVDFAAIWEALDHIGSDPFVAAEVFNDDLLAAGRHEMARTVHDASRTLLPPPSTAN; encoded by the coding sequence ATGCAGATCACCTCGCTCGGCAACTGCCCGTCCACCCTGCTCGCGGACATCATGTCGGTCGACGGTGACTCGTTTCGCGACTATCTCGACGCGACCGCCGTGGCCGGCTTCGACTCGGTCAGCCTCTATCCGTTCCACCTGATGCTGGCCGGCGACGGTGCGGAACAGGCCGTGAAGGACTCGGGCCTCAGGGTCGAGGCGGTGGAAGCGGCCATCGGCTGGACCAACGGCCCGAGCGACATCGTGACCCAGGAGATCGACGGCCTCATCGCCAGCGGCCAGGACCTCGGCGCCCGCATCATCGGCGCCGCCTGCCTCGGGCCGCTCGACGACCGATCGGCCGCGGTCGAGGGTCTCGCCTCCATCGCCGCTCGCGCGGCCGAAGCCGACATGGTCATCTCGCTCGAGTTCCTGCCGTGGACCGGCGTGGCGACGATGGCCGCCGCCAACGATCTGATCCTCGACGGCGGTGAACCGAACGCCACGATCCTGCTCGACACCTTCCACTGGATCCGCCAGCCCGGCGGCCCCGACCTCGACCTGCTGCGCTCCCTCCCCGGCGACCGCATCGCCTACGTGCAGCTGTGCGAGCCGTCGGCCGCGCCGGAAATGCCGCTCGACGAGGTGGAGGACGAAGCCATGCACCGTCGACGCCTTCCCGGCGCCGGTGCCGTCGACTTCGCGGCGATCTGGGAGGCCCTCGACCACATCGGGAGCGACCCGTTCGTGGCCGCCGAGGTCTTCAACGACGATCTCCTCGCCGCCGGCCGCCACGAGATGGCCCGGACCGTTCACGACGCCTCCCGCACCCTCCTCCCTCCCCCCTCCACCGCAAACTAA